The following nucleotide sequence is from Gemmatimonadales bacterium.
CGACCTCTCCAGAGCACCACGGATTGGCAGCGGTGCGAGATCATCCTGGACGTGCCACCGACCGCGACACGGATCGTCTTCGGGGCCATTCTGGCCGGATCGGGTTCGTTGTGGATGGATGACCTGGCGCTCACGGCGGCAGACTCCGCCGCGACGCCGACCGGCCAGGTACTGGGTGCCCGCCCGGAGACCGCTTCGGGTGCCGACCTTCCTGCCGAGCCTCACAATCTCGACTTCGAGAGCGCCGGCGTTCCGATCCCCCCGGCTGCCCCACCCCGCATGTGGGAATCGCGGCAGCTGACAACTCGCGGCCTCGCCAACCTCACGGCTTTCGCCCGCCTCCTCGGCTACGTCCGGTTCTTCCACCCTTCGGAAGCCGGCCGCGTGACGAACTGGGATCAATTCGCGGTACGAGGGATCTCCGCGGTAGAAGGCTCACCGACGCCGGACAGCCTCGCCGTCGCGCTGCGCGCCGTCTTTCACGACGTAGCTGCTACCGTGGTCGTGGCGCCAAGCAACCGGATCGCCGCGGCACGCCGAACCGCGCCGCTCGCCAAGCCCGCCGATGCTTCGGATGCCGGGGTCGCGTACTGGCTGCACTACGGCATCCAGCTCGGCCCGAATGCCCCCGGGCCTTACCGGAGTCGCCTCCGCATCGTCCCCGCCGGCGCACCCGATTCACTGGCTCCCAGCCCCGACGCCGCCATCGAGGCGACGCTCGGCGGCGGCGTGAGCGCGCGTATCCCCCTGGCGCTGCGTGTCGCGGTGCCATCGGGCGGCGCGGACGACAGGGAGCGGAGCCCCGGCCCGGATCCGGCCAGCGCGCGCTACTGGGCAGAGGATCGCGCCGCGCGGCTGGCCGACGTCGTGCTCCTCTGGGCTGTCATGCAACATTTCTATCCGTACTTCGACGTGGTGCGCACGGACTGGACCGCCACCCTCGAACCCAGTCTTCTCGCAGCGGCCGCGGATCCGACGGCCGCCGCCTTCGAGCGCACGCTCCGACTGATGCTCGTCGCACTGCACGACGGCCACGGCGGCGTCCGGCCGGCGGCGCGCTCGCCTCTCGGCGCGGCACCCGTGGCGCTCGATTGGGTCGAAGATCAGCTGGTGGTCAGCGCAGTCGCAGATTCCACGCAGGACACGGTGCGTCGCGGAGACGTGGTAGTCACCGTCGAGGGACGACCGGCGGCGCAGGTCGTCGCCGAGCGCATGGCCGGGATACCGAGTGCCACGCCCCGCTGGGCGCGATTCCGGGCCCTACAGGACTTGAGTTTGGGGTCCCCGGACTCCGCCTGGCACGTCGGACTGCGGCACGCCGACGGCCAAGAGACGTTGGTCGCGCTGGCGCGAGTGATCAGTCGACCGCGGCTGGATCCGGAGCCACGGCCGGCACCGGTAGCCGAGCTTCGGCCCGGCGTCATGTACGTGGACCTCACGCGCATCGCGGACAGCACGTTCGAGGCGGCCGTGCCGAGACTGGAGGCAGCGCACGGCATCGTATTCGACATGCGCGGCTATCCGAGCCGGCTCAACACGCCGCGCGTCCTGGCGCATCTCAGCGACTCGACGATGCACTCAGCGAAGTTCGAAGTGCCGATCGTGACCCGGCCCGACCGGGAGGGCGTTCGTTACCTCGAAGGCGGCTGGCCCGTGCCGCCGGCCCAGCCTCGCTTCCACGCCAGGGTTGCCTTCCTGACGGATGGTCGCGCCATCAGCTATGCCGAGACCACCATGGGCATCGTCGAAGCGTACCACCTGGGGGACATCGTCGGCGACGCCACCGCAGGAACGAACGGCAACGTCAACCCTTTCACCCTGCCCGGCGGGTACGCGATCTCCTGGACCGGGATGCGGGTCCTGAAGCACGACGGCACGACGCACCACGGCGTGGGCATTCTGCCCACCGCGCGGGTGCAGCGTAGCTTGCGAGGCGTCCGCGAGGGACGGGACGAGGTGCTCGAAGCGGGCGTGCGGCTGGTGACCGGCGCGTCGCCGAACCGTTAGTCAGGCCGGATGTTCCGGTTCAGGCGGAAGACGTTGGCCGGATCGTATTTCTGCTTGACCTCGCGCCGCGCGTAGCGCGGCCCGTAGGCGGCGGCCACGGGGTCGCCAGCCTCGTCGTCGCCCCGGTAGTTGACGTAGCGCCGTTCGGCCATGAAGGGCCTCATCGCGTCGAAGATCTTCCGCGCCCAGGCCACTCATTCCTCGTTCTGCTTCGGGTCGAGCCACTGCGCGACAAGCAGCAGGGTGTACCGGAGTGCCGCTGGGGGAACGCGGTGTCGGTGACGCCGGCCCGCGTCACGGCGCCGTGGAGGTGCTCGAGGCGCACCGCGCCGAGCGGCGCGGGGCACCCACGGAAGGCGGCCACCATCGTGTCGATCGCCTCGTCGGTGAGGGTCGCCAGGAAGGTCGACCACGAGGTGCTCGCTCTCATCGCTGCCATGAGCCGACGCACGCCGCTCTAGCAGGCGCACGGCGCTGTGCCACCTAACATCAACCGCTTGTAGCAGTCGGCCCGGCCGGCCGCGCCGGCAGGTGTCTGTTGCGGCTCGGATGAAGTGTTGGCGCGGCCGAAGCGCCGGGCCGCAGCTAAAGCGCAACTCGTTAGATGCCACCCAAGACCCACTATCTTGACGGTCCGCTGCGGTCGGCCTTGACCGCGGGCGTGGGTTGTCATACATTGTAGGACATGAAGAGCGCGCTCACTATCCGCCTCGACCGAGAGCTGCAACGGCGCCTCGATCGACTGTCGAAGCAATCCGGGCGGACTCGCAGCGAGATCGTACGCGACGCCCTCCGGCGGCAGCTTGCCCTGCTCCAGTTCGATCAGCTACGCCGCCAGGTCGCGCCGTTCGCTGAGGCGCGCGGCTACCTCACCGACGAGGACGTCTTCCGCGACATCTCGTGAAGGTCTGCCTCGACTCGAACGTCCTCGTCAGTGCTTTTGCAACCCGGGGCCTCTCGGCCGATGTGTTGCGGATTGTGCTCGCCGAGCATGAGTTGCTGGTACCTGAGGTGGTGTTGGCGGAAGTCCGAAAGGCGCTTGAACAGAAGTTCCGTCTCCCCGCGCAGGTCGTAACCGGCATCGAGCAACTGCTGCGCGATCAAACCGTCATTCCGAGGCCGCGCAAGCCATCAACCGTCCCGGTTCGTGACCCGGACGATGCTTGGGTCCTGGCATCTGGCATCGCGGGGGCGGCCGATGTCCTCGTTACCGGCGACAAGGACCTGCTGGTTGTCGCGTCGAAGGCGCCGCTACCAATCGAGTCGCCGCGCCAGTTCTGGGAGCGACTCCGGGGGCAATCGGGTGGCACCTAACTAGCGCTTGAACTTGTCGAGCCGGCTGGCCGCGCTGGCGCATTTGCTGTAGGTTATTCAGCAACAGCGCACCAGCGCGGCCAGAACGCCGGCTCGCAGGTTAAGCGCACTTCGTTAGGTGGCAACTGCTTATCCGCTTGCCTCCACGGAGCCCGGGCCAGCGGAACTTGGAGGGGCACCGGCCGACAGGGACCGCTACTGCTTGGGGCTTGTGGAGCTAACCGGATAAGCAGAAGGTGGCATATGACCGCGTTATCGCTGGGGAATGCGTGAGATCGCTTATAGTCGATGACTGCTTTCGACCCAGAGCGGGCATTGAAGCGTGGACTTTCCGTAGGCTCCTCGGGAGGGAGGCGGAGGGGGCATTAGAGTGGTTCCGAACGTAAAGGGGATTGCCCGGGTCGGCGGCTACTGGATGCTCTTCGGCCTCGGGTTCCTTGCGGTGGGGCTGTTAATTTTGTATGTGTGTCTGGCATCGCCATTGCCGCCCCCCGGGTGCACGACCGGTAACGTCGCTACCTTCGGCGGCGTGCTCGCGCTCCTCGGAGCCTTGTTCATGTGCGTGCGCTGCGGCGTCATTGTCGACCGGCAGCGACTCACTGTTACGACCTGGTGGGGGCTCCTCGTTCCGTTTCACAAGACCGAGCATCGCTTCTCGCAAAGCCATCATGTGACCCTGTCGCGCGAGGAGCGGCAAGCCGGCAAACGAACCTATGAAGTCTTTCCGGTGAGGCTGGAAGGCCCCGGCACCGATGCGATTACGCTTCACGAGCCTCGCGATCACGACAAGGCGCGCCACCTCGCCGAGGAGATCGCCAAGTTCGTCCACCTCGGGATCCGGGACCGGTCCTCGGGAGAGGAAGTCGCGCGCGAGGCCGGCGCGCTCGACCAGTCTTTGCGGCAGCGCGTGAAGCGTTCGCGCCGGTCCCTGCCGCTTCCCGCGCAGCCGCCGCAAGCAAGGGCAATTTTCGAATACGGCGGAACCCGGGCGCCCACCACGATCGAGATCCCGCCTGTCGGCCACAGCGCGCGGGAGTTTCGGCTGATGATCTTTTTAGCGTGCTTTGGCGCCCTCTTTGGTGAACTGGTTAACTACAACGAGTGGGGCATGGAAATCGGCGTAATGGGGCTGTTCGGTTTCTTGTTCGTTCTGGTTATTTTCCTGCCGCTCTTAATTCGCAGCGCCATCGTCCGAGAGCGCCTGATCGTCTCGCCGGACGACCTCGTCGTTACCCAGCGCGATATCTTCGGCACGAAGACGACTCGGCTGACTTCCGGCGAGATCGAGGAAGTGGAAGTAATCCAGGCTAAGTACGGAATGTCCGGCGGCTTCGCGGTCATCGGCGGCGGCAAGGGCCGCGTCGCCATCCGTAGCGATCACGGCTCAATCGAGCTGGGTGCAGCGCTCTCGAATCCGGAGGAGGTCAAGTGGCTAAGCGATGTCCTCGTTCATGTCCTGACCTCGGTTTCCCGTGATGCCGGCGGTAACGCCCGCGCCTGACCGATCGTAGGCATTCCACGTGACATCCGCGAATTGGCTGCCACCTAACTAGCGCTGAGCCTGTGCGAAAACACCGTTCTGAGCACCCCTAAGTTGTTGATTTACAACGCTGCCACTGCTGCCAAAGTGGCGTTTTCACACGGGCTCCGCTTGAACCTGTCGAGCCGGCTGGCCGCGCTGGCGCCCTTGCGGTAAGTTATTCAGGGAACAGCGCACCAGCGCGGCCAGGACGCCGGCTCGCAGGTTAAGCGCCATTCGTTAGGCAGCAACGGTCCGGAGCCACCCCTTGCCTGTATCACGGATACCGTTATATTAGCAGGGTGACCTCCCTCCGGCGGCGCCTGTGATTGTGTCCTTCGCCGATGCCGGCAGCGAGGACATCTTCAATCGCCGGGATACCAAGATTGCGAGACGCACCTGCCCGGCCTCGTTGTGGCCTGTGGCGGGCCGCAAGCTGGATCAGCTGAACGCTGCGGTCAGCCTCGGGTCGCTGCGTGTCCCTCCCGGTAACCGCTTGGAGGCCTTGCGCGGCGACCGGGCGGGGGAGCACAGCATTCGCGTGAACCAGCAGTATCGGGTCTGCTTTACGTGGACCGAGGCCGGCCCTGAGCGTGTAGCGGTCGTCGACTATCACTAGGAGCAGGTATGGTTCGAATTCCTTCGCATGGAGCGCCCACGCACCCTGGCGAGATGCTGCTGGAGGAGCTCCTCAAGCCGTTGGGAATGACGCAGCGTGAGCTGGCCGCCCGGCTTGGCGTGTCGTACCCACGGATCAACGAGCTCATTCACGGCAAGCGTGGCGTCACGCCGGATACCGCCTTGCGGCTAGAGCAGTTGTTTGGTATGGAGGCTCAGTTCTGGCTGAATCTTCAGCTTGCGTGGGATCTCTACCACGCGGCGCGCTCGCCGGCCGCCCGGACCATTCGTCGCATCAAGCGGCTCCGGCGCTCGCCGCGGTCCCGGGTTGCTGCCTAACAATCGCGTGAAGTTGACGAGCCGCGGCGCGGCGCGCATACCAAGGTGCGGTTGTGGCGCTCTTGGGCGCCGCGCCTCGCAACTTACGTGCGGTCGTTAGGCGGCAACGCTGATCGGGGGGCGATACCGCATGCTCCAGCTTTGGCAAGTAATCGGGCTCGTGGTCGTAGCCGTCCTTCTGGTCGTGCTCGCAAGTCGTGTCCGCAGCGCACACCGCTCGGCCGGACCGCAGAACTCGTTGTGGTTCGATGTCGGCGGTCACGGTCAGCATCACCACAGCCACGGCACCGAAGGCTCGTCCCACTAACTGTACCACGTGGTCGTTCCCTTGGAGCCTTCCGTGAGCCAACGAACAAGGCCTCCGTAGTCACTGAGAGACAGCCTGTGGCGTAGGTCGTTCGCAAAGCTGTTGGCGCCCCCGGTGAACCCCGACGTCGTGACGAGCTCGGCTACCTCTGTGGTGACCTGAGAACGATTCGCAGATTCCCTCCTTCCCATTGGATGGTCGCACTGGCGGCATGCACCACAACCCCCGGCAACTCAAATCTCAACTCACGGACCTCCTGACCGGTCAGCGCCACGCCACCGGTCGCCCTCACTGCTTCCTGGGGAGAGATGGCCCTCGGTAACCGGAACCGGATCAGCTTGCCCTTCTTGTCGTGGAGGAGGGGCGTCGGCTCCGTCTGCGCGACCTCGGAGCCGTCCGGGAAGTGGGCGCGGATGGGGATCTGCGCGTAGATGGTTCGATCCGAATCTACGACTGTGATGCCGAAGGGGGTGAAGGCCAGCGCCACTCGTGGAGTCTCAAGGGCTCCGTAGTCCACGATGATGCCGGTTCCGACGCCATGCTCGATGCGCGCCAGCACCGTGTCGATCCGGGCTCGACCTTCGTCCGCGAGACGGCTCTTCGCGGCAACCAGTGAATCGAAGTCTCTGTCCCGTCGCGTTTCCTCCAGCGCTCTGCCCAGCTCGCCGGCAGCGGCACCAATCGCGCCCACTGCGAGATCCGTGAGGGACACCTCGGGTTCGACGATTCTGTCCTTCCAGTTCGTGGAGAGCCGGTCGAGCAGGGCGCCGATCGCCATGCCCGAGTAGTACAGTCTCATGCGCAGGGGGGCGGTGCCATACGGGTCGTTGTTGACCAAGACCTCGCCCCGCATGTGCTGGAGCATTCTGTCGACGAGTTGGGAGCGTCGGGATGCCAAATTGCCGTACCCGCCGAATCCCTGAACCCACCACATCTCCGGGCCAGGGGTTCGACCTTCGAGCAATTCGAGCAGCCGGTACTCCGCGTACTTGGCGAGACCTTCGCTGAACTCCACTCCGTTCTCGTACTCGATGGCTTCCGGCGGGAGCACGGATCTGCGCTGCCGTCGCAGCGCCAACCATCGCACGACGGCGGACCTGAATGCCGTGTCGGATGCGGCTCGCAGGGCTGCCGCCAGCGCCGCGCCCTCCTGCGCAAACCCCACATTGTTCGCCACCGAGAGCACGGGGTAGTGCAGCAGGAGCATCTCGTTGGCACCCTTCGACGGGGCCACACGCCCCTGGAAGACGTGGAAAGCCTCGTGAACGATGAGTGTGAGCTGGTCGTATGGATCGATCGCCAACTGCGAGAAGCTGAGGTCCGGCGGTCTCTCGGCTGGAGGTCGCG
It contains:
- a CDS encoding S41 family peptidase, whose protein sequence is RPLQSTTDWQRCEIILDVPPTATRIVFGAILAGSGSLWMDDLALTAADSAATPTGQVLGARPETASGADLPAEPHNLDFESAGVPIPPAAPPRMWESRQLTTRGLANLTAFARLLGYVRFFHPSEAGRVTNWDQFAVRGISAVEGSPTPDSLAVALRAVFHDVAATVVVAPSNRIAAARRTAPLAKPADASDAGVAYWLHYGIQLGPNAPGPYRSRLRIVPAGAPDSLAPSPDAAIEATLGGGVSARIPLALRVAVPSGGADDRERSPGPDPASARYWAEDRAARLADVVLLWAVMQHFYPYFDVVRTDWTATLEPSLLAAAADPTAAAFERTLRLMLVALHDGHGGVRPAARSPLGAAPVALDWVEDQLVVSAVADSTQDTVRRGDVVVTVEGRPAAQVVAERMAGIPSATPRWARFRALQDLSLGSPDSAWHVGLRHADGQETLVALARVISRPRLDPEPRPAPVAELRPGVMYVDLTRIADSTFEAAVPRLEAAHGIVFDMRGYPSRLNTPRVLAHLSDSTMHSAKFEVPIVTRPDREGVRYLEGGWPVPPAQPRFHARVAFLTDGRAISYAETTMGIVEAYHLGDIVGDATAGTNGNVNPFTLPGGYAISWTGMRVLKHDGTTHHGVGILPTARVQRSLRGVREGRDEVLEAGVRLVTGASPNR
- a CDS encoding BBE domain-containing protein is translated as MAWARKIFDAMRPFMAERRYVNYRGDDEAGDPVAAAYGPRYARREVKQKYDPANVFRLNRNIRPD
- a CDS encoding ribbon-helix-helix protein, CopG family, producing the protein MKSALTIRLDRELQRRLDRLSKQSGRTRSEIVRDALRRQLALLQFDQLRRQVAPFAEARGYLTDEDVFRDIS
- a CDS encoding putative toxin-antitoxin system toxin component, PIN family, with the protein product MKVCLDSNVLVSAFATRGLSADVLRIVLAEHELLVPEVVLAEVRKALEQKFRLPAQVVTGIEQLLRDQTVIPRPRKPSTVPVRDPDDAWVLASGIAGAADVLVTGDKDLLVVASKAPLPIESPRQFWERLRGQSGGT
- a CDS encoding type II toxin-antitoxin system RelE/ParE family toxin encodes the protein MSFADAGSEDIFNRRDTKIARRTCPASLWPVAGRKLDQLNAAVSLGSLRVPPGNRLEALRGDRAGEHSIRVNQQYRVCFTWTEAGPERVAVVDYH
- a CDS encoding HigA family addiction module antitoxin, whose amino-acid sequence is MVRIPSHGAPTHPGEMLLEELLKPLGMTQRELAARLGVSYPRINELIHGKRGVTPDTALRLEQLFGMEAQFWLNLQLAWDLYHAARSPAARTIRRIKRLRRSPRSRVAA